The Myxococcales bacterium genome has a segment encoding these proteins:
- a CDS encoding flippase-like domain-containing protein, with product MDSVPDASLATPPARSTLFRRVVAGVVVGMALYVGFALWADARQVGAALERYAFWTTGVGLLLAAGNYALRFWRWEGYLKRLGLHVPRGESALVFLSGFALTVTPGKLGEALKSVLLRQRRGIPVARTAPIVLVERLTDLAGLLALAAVGAFSFPVDRRFLVAGAALLGVGLLFASVEALARPLIAYLGKVPGLRRMAGSLTEAYESAALLLRPAPLLWATLLSACAWALECAAFWLIVNGFSGTDLGLQAGTFIYAAMTIAGALSFLPGGLGVTEAGMLALLVRFGTGIDRGTGAAATVLTRIVTLWFAVVVGLWALAAFARRERAPRR from the coding sequence GTGGACAGCGTCCCAGACGCCTCGCTCGCAACGCCCCCGGCACGAAGCACGCTGTTTCGCCGGGTCGTGGCGGGCGTGGTGGTGGGCATGGCCCTCTACGTGGGCTTCGCGCTGTGGGCCGATGCCCGGCAAGTGGGGGCCGCCCTCGAGCGCTACGCGTTTTGGACCACGGGCGTCGGGCTCTTGCTGGCGGCCGGCAACTACGCCCTGCGCTTCTGGCGGTGGGAGGGCTACCTCAAGCGCCTCGGCCTGCACGTGCCCCGCGGCGAAAGCGCCCTCGTGTTCCTCTCGGGGTTCGCCTTGACCGTCACGCCAGGCAAGCTGGGAGAGGCGCTCAAGTCCGTGCTGTTGCGCCAGCGGCGCGGGATCCCCGTGGCCCGCACCGCGCCCATCGTGCTCGTCGAACGTCTGACCGACCTGGCGGGCCTGTTGGCCTTGGCGGCCGTGGGGGCGTTTTCCTTTCCGGTGGATCGGCGTTTCCTGGTAGCGGGAGCTGCGCTTTTGGGTGTGGGGCTGCTCTTCGCGTCCGTGGAAGCGTTGGCGCGGCCGCTCATTGCCTACCTGGGCAAGGTGCCGGGCCTGCGCCGCATGGCGGGTTCGCTCACCGAGGCTTACGAGAGCGCCGCGCTGTTGCTGCGCCCCGCGCCCCTGCTCTGGGCCACCTTGCTTTCAGCCTGCGCCTGGGCCCTCGAGTGCGCCGCCTTTTGGCTGATCGTGAACGGCTTTTCGGGAACCGACCTGGGTTTGCAGGCGGGCACCTTCATTTACGCAGCCATGACGATTGCGGGCGCACTATCGTTTCTCCCGGGGGGCCTGGGGGTCACCGAGGCAGGAATGCTGGCGCTTCTCGTCCGCTTCGGCACGGGCATCGATCGCGGCACCGGCGCGGCCGCCACCGTGCTCACCCGCATCGTCACGCTCTGGTTCGCCGTGGTGGTGGGACTCTGGGCCCTGGCAGCGTTTGCCCGCCGCGAGCGCGCGCCTCGGCGTTAG
- the typA gene encoding translational GTPase TypA: MRSDVRNIAIIAHVDHGKTTMVDGFLHQAGSFRSGEVVADCAMDSNDLERERGITILSKFTAITWKGTRINIVDTPGHADFGGEVERVLKMVDSVLLLVDAFDGPMPQTRFVTRKALSLGLRPILVVNKIDRPGARPDAAVDATFDLFCNLGATDAQLDFPVVFASGREGYAVMNLDDERKDLGPLLDLIVDKVPPPKADVNAPLCMQVTTLDYDDYLGYVGIGRILAGRVKPGDRVLCAHRNGQKEEFRVAKLLGYQALKRFELGEAAAGDICAITGMEDLTVGETLTDPLTPVVLPLLEIEEPTVKMQFIVNNGPFAGTEGKFVTSRNLRDRLQKELKSNVGLRVADTATPDTFDVMGRGELHLSVLIETMRREGFEFMVSQPQVIFKEEDGQRLEPYEDVLIDLEEAYAGSVIEEMGRRGGRMKEMNPAGEGRTRLEYVIPARGLIGFRSQFLTLTRGTGLLHANFSHYGVHAGSLKSRPNGVLIAQDPGETNAYALFSLQERGTLFFSAGTKVYGGMIVGLHSRDNDLIVNPSKAKKLTNIRTTAADEKLILAPPRRFSLEESLEFINDDELVEVTPKAIRLRKRILDHNERKRVEKGRGIETAVAD; this comes from the coding sequence GTGCGCTCGGACGTGCGCAACATCGCCATCATTGCCCACGTCGACCACGGCAAAACGACGATGGTCGACGGGTTCCTTCACCAGGCCGGCAGCTTCCGCTCGGGTGAAGTGGTCGCCGACTGCGCGATGGACTCAAACGATCTCGAACGGGAGCGTGGCATCACGATCCTGTCGAAGTTCACGGCCATCACCTGGAAGGGCACACGTATCAACATCGTGGACACCCCCGGGCACGCCGACTTCGGCGGTGAGGTGGAGCGTGTGCTCAAGATGGTCGATTCGGTGCTTCTGCTGGTGGACGCTTTCGACGGCCCCATGCCCCAGACCCGCTTCGTGACCCGCAAGGCGCTCTCGCTCGGTCTGCGGCCCATCCTGGTGGTGAACAAGATCGATCGCCCAGGGGCGCGGCCGGATGCGGCCGTCGATGCCACCTTCGATCTTTTTTGCAACCTGGGCGCCACCGACGCGCAGCTCGACTTCCCCGTGGTGTTCGCCTCAGGACGCGAGGGTTACGCGGTGATGAACCTCGACGACGAGCGCAAGGACCTCGGGCCCCTGCTCGACCTCATCGTCGACAAGGTCCCACCTCCCAAGGCGGACGTCAACGCCCCCTTGTGCATGCAGGTCACCACGCTCGACTACGACGACTACCTCGGCTACGTCGGCATCGGACGCATCCTCGCCGGGCGCGTGAAGCCTGGGGATCGGGTGCTGTGTGCCCACCGCAACGGCCAGAAGGAAGAGTTCCGCGTGGCGAAGCTTCTCGGCTATCAGGCGCTCAAGCGCTTCGAGCTGGGCGAAGCGGCCGCGGGCGACATCTGCGCCATCACGGGCATGGAGGATCTGACCGTCGGCGAGACGCTGACCGATCCCTTGACCCCGGTGGTCCTGCCGCTGCTGGAAATCGAAGAGCCCACGGTGAAGATGCAGTTCATCGTGAACAACGGGCCTTTCGCAGGCACGGAGGGCAAGTTCGTCACCTCGCGCAACCTGCGCGATCGGCTACAAAAAGAGCTTAAATCGAACGTGGGCTTGCGCGTGGCCGACACGGCCACCCCCGACACCTTCGACGTCATGGGCCGCGGCGAGCTGCACCTCTCCGTGCTCATCGAGACGATGCGCCGCGAGGGCTTCGAGTTCATGGTCTCTCAGCCCCAGGTCATCTTCAAAGAGGAAGACGGCCAGCGGCTCGAGCCCTACGAGGACGTGCTCATCGACCTCGAAGAGGCGTACGCGGGCTCGGTCATCGAAGAGATGGGCCGCCGGGGCGGACGCATGAAAGAGATGAACCCCGCCGGTGAGGGGCGCACGCGCCTCGAGTACGTGATTCCTGCTCGCGGGCTCATCGGCTTCCGCTCGCAGTTCCTCACGCTCACCCGCGGCACGGGCCTCTTGCACGCCAACTTCAGCCACTACGGCGTGCACGCCGGTTCGCTCAAGTCGCGTCCGAACGGCGTGCTCATCGCCCAGGATCCGGGAGAGACGAATGCGTACGCGCTGTTCTCGTTGCAAGAGCGCGGGACCCTCTTCTTCTCCGCAGGCACCAAGGTGTACGGCGGCATGATCGTGGGCCTTCACAGCCGGGACAACGATCTCATCGTGAATCCTTCGAAGGCGAAGAAGCTCACCAACATCCGGACCACGGCGGCCGATGAGAAGCTGATTCTGGCCCCTCCCCGAAGGTTCTCCTTGGAGGAGTCGCTCGAGTTCATCAACGACGACGAGCTCGTCGAGGTGACGCCGAAGGCCATTCGTTTGCGCAAGCGCATCCTCGACCACAACGAGCGCAAGCGGGTCGAAAAAGGCCGCGGCATCGAGACCGCCGTCGCCGACTGA